CGCTGCCGCTTCGCATATTGCCGGGTGGCGGTCTTGGCGGCGGCCTTCGCCTCTTTCAGGGTCATTTCGCCCCGCACATGGGCGACCAGTTCCGCCGCCCCTATGGCCCGCGCGGACTGGGCAGCAGGGTTCCAGCGGGGCAGGTTGGCACGAACCTCGGCCAAGGCGCCGGTTTCCACCATACGTTCGAACCGCATATCGATCCGGTCGTTCAGCCAGTCGCGGTCGGCCTCCAGCACAAGCGGCTGGGCATCGGCCAGCGGCAACAACGGTGGCGGCGTCTCGTCCTGCCAACTGGCCAGCCCGCGGCCGGTGGTGCGCTGCACTTCCCACGCGCGCTGGATCCGAACGGGGTTCTGCCGGTCGATCCGGTCCGCCGTTGCGGGGTCGAGATCGGCCAGCATCGGTGCGGGGCCATCGGCGGCCATGCGCTGGTCGGCTTCCGCGCGGACCTCGGGCGGCGTCGGCGGGATTTCGGCCAGACCCTCGGTCAGCGCGGTGAAATAGAGCCCCGTCCCGCCAACGAAGATCAGCCGCGCCCCGCTGTCGAGCAGGGG
The genomic region above belongs to Rhodovulum sp. P5 and contains:
- the miaA gene encoding tRNA (adenosine(37)-N6)-dimethylallyltransferase MiaA → MKIPSLDPSRHVLLAGPTASGKSAIAMEIAEHTGGTIVNADALQVFAGWRVLTARPTPEDEACVPHRLYGHVPFDGDYSVGQWLRDVKPLLDSGARLIFVGGTGLYFTALTEGLAEIPPTPPEVRAEADQRMAADGPAPMLADLDPATADRIDRQNPVRIQRAWEVQRTTGRGLASWQDETPPPLLPLADAQPLVLEADRDWLNDRIDMRFERMVETGALAEVRANLPRWNPAAQSARAIGAAELVAHVRGEMTLKEAKAAAKTATRQYAKRQRTWFRSRLGEWPRLTVGR